Proteins co-encoded in one Streptomyces sp. NBC_01283 genomic window:
- the cobT gene encoding nicotinate-nucleotide--dimethylbenzimidazole phosphoribosyltransferase, with translation MSSLNLDDFTDLIERPDGGIRRDAEERRERQGVPPGALGRLDELGEWLSAAQSSVPVKPIERPRVILFAGDHGVARLDVSARPAGSAAELVRAVLSGASPVSVLARRLDVPVRVVDMALDCDPAELPAEVAGHRVRRGSGRVDIEDALTAEEAEAAVRAGMAVADEEADSGTDLVVLGDVSVGGTTPAATLVAALCGTDASVVTGRGGAPIDDLAWMRKCAAVRDSLRRARPVLGDQLELLAAVGGADIAAMTGFLLQCAVRRTPVVLDGVVASAAALVAQRVAFRAPDWWLAGHSSGEPAQAKALDRMALDPVLEQGVQVGEGVGALLALPLVRAAAALSAELPEREPEPEPEAEPDPEPRTGTEPKKTGTGVPARAGDPEAE, from the coding sequence GCCTGGACGAACTGGGCGAGTGGCTGTCCGCGGCCCAGTCGTCGGTGCCGGTCAAGCCGATCGAGCGACCGCGCGTGATCCTCTTCGCCGGTGACCACGGCGTGGCCCGCCTCGACGTCTCCGCGCGGCCCGCGGGCAGTGCGGCCGAACTCGTCCGCGCCGTGCTCTCCGGCGCGAGCCCCGTGTCCGTCCTCGCGCGCCGTCTCGACGTGCCCGTCCGGGTCGTCGACATGGCCCTGGACTGCGACCCGGCCGAGCTGCCCGCGGAGGTGGCGGGGCACCGGGTGCGTCGCGGTTCGGGGCGCGTCGACATCGAGGACGCTCTGACGGCCGAGGAGGCCGAGGCCGCGGTGCGGGCGGGGATGGCCGTCGCCGACGAGGAGGCGGACTCCGGGACCGACCTGGTCGTGCTCGGCGATGTGAGCGTGGGCGGCACGACTCCCGCGGCGACGCTGGTCGCCGCGCTGTGCGGGACCGACGCGTCCGTGGTGACCGGGCGGGGCGGCGCGCCGATCGACGACCTCGCGTGGATGCGCAAGTGCGCGGCGGTCCGGGACTCGCTGCGGCGGGCGCGGCCCGTCCTCGGCGATCAGCTGGAGCTGCTCGCGGCGGTGGGCGGTGCGGACATCGCCGCCATGACCGGGTTCCTCCTGCAGTGCGCGGTGCGGCGTACGCCGGTCGTCCTGGACGGTGTGGTGGCGTCGGCCGCGGCACTGGTGGCCCAGCGGGTCGCCTTCCGGGCGCCGGACTGGTGGCTGGCGGGGCACAGCAGCGGGGAGCCCGCGCAGGCCAAGGCCCTTGACCGGATGGCGCTCGACCCCGTGCTCGAACAGGGCGTACAGGTCGGGGAGGGCGTGGGGGCGCTGCTCGCGCTGCCGCTGGTGCGGGCGGCCGCGGCGCTCTCCGCGGAGCTGCCCGAGCGGGAGCCGGAGCCCGAGCCGGAGGCCGAGCCGGACCCCGAGCCCAGGACCGGGACCGAGCCCAAGAAGACCGGGACCGGGGTCCCGGCCAGGGCCGGGGATCCCGAAGCGGAGTAG